A region of Rhodospirillales bacterium DNA encodes the following proteins:
- the nudC gene encoding NAD(+) diphosphatase: MRRNPYSSAEIDRASLRREDDDHIEDLLVGSRTRFVPVDNERNLVDKQGQPRPVFLQGMMARALIRGGAQTVFLGHVEDETYFALDVTGFDMPQEGLGEFVDLRQVGPLLFAREGSILAYARAMTYWHRRHKFCGVCGGETKVGKAGHERTCVNEACKAQHFPRTDPAVIMLVHHGDKCLLGRGKHFPRGMHSTLAGFVEPGESFEDAVAREVYEEVKVKVRDVRYRSSQPWPFPASVMIGFHAEAESLEFDVNESELESARWLSREELRPENLPKDGSFFMPRKDSIARRLIEEWLGHEAGPPPVV, encoded by the coding sequence ATGCGCCGCAATCCCTATTCAAGCGCCGAGATCGACCGCGCCTCGCTGAGGCGCGAGGACGACGACCACATCGAGGACCTGCTGGTCGGTTCGAGGACCCGGTTCGTGCCGGTCGACAACGAGCGCAACCTGGTCGACAAGCAGGGCCAGCCGCGGCCCGTGTTCCTGCAGGGCATGATGGCGCGGGCGCTGATCCGCGGCGGCGCGCAGACGGTGTTCCTCGGCCATGTCGAGGACGAGACCTATTTCGCGCTCGACGTCACCGGCTTCGACATGCCGCAGGAGGGGCTCGGCGAGTTCGTCGACCTGCGCCAGGTCGGTCCGCTGCTGTTCGCGCGCGAGGGCTCGATCCTCGCCTACGCCCGGGCCATGACGTACTGGCACCGCCGGCACAAGTTCTGCGGCGTCTGCGGCGGCGAGACGAAAGTCGGCAAGGCCGGCCACGAGCGCACCTGCGTCAACGAGGCGTGCAAGGCGCAGCATTTCCCGCGCACCGATCCCGCCGTCATCATGCTGGTGCACCATGGCGACAAATGCCTGCTGGGGCGCGGCAAGCACTTCCCGCGCGGCATGCACTCGACGCTCGCGGGCTTCGTCGAGCCGGGCGAGAGCTTCGAGGACGCCGTCGCGCGCGAGGTCTACGAGGAGGTCAAGGTCAAGGTGCGCGACGTGCGCTACCGGTCGTCGCAGCCGTGGCCGTTCCCCGCCTCCGTGATGATCGGCTTCCACGCCGAGGCCGAGTCGCTGGAGTTCGACGTCAACGAATCCGAGCTTGAGAGCGCGCGCTGGCTGAGCCGCGAGGAGCTGCGGCCGGAGAACCTGCCGAAGGACGGCTCGTTCTTCATGCCGCGCAAGGATTCGATCGCCCGCCGGCTGATCGAGGAATGGCTCGGCCACGAGGCCGGCCCGCCGCCGGTCGTCTGA